Within Seriola aureovittata isolate HTS-2021-v1 ecotype China chromosome 12, ASM2101889v1, whole genome shotgun sequence, the genomic segment AACTGGCATTAAAATTCTGTATCTTAGTCAAACGTTCCTCTGTgttcaaatgaaatgattataTAATTCATTAGGATGCACATTAACTACACATCTATTAGCAGTAGAGGACAAAACGAATAATCAACTTCGGCCTTATACAGTATTGATGATATTAATTTAatgctgctctcctcttccaGGAGCGTATCGTGTTGCAGACGGTGCGGTGGCGGATGCGGGTGGACATCGCCGTGGATCCAGACATGCCTCTGGGCTCTCGGGCCTCGTTGATGGGTCGTCCCTACCAGGAGCAACCGCACATCCTCAACTACCAGGAGCCCATACCTCCCAACGCGCTGGGGAGGCCAAACGCCAACGACGCCCAAGTGCTAATGTGGAGGCCACGGAGAGGGGCTCCACTAGTGGTCATACCGCCAAAATAAGAGGGTCAAATGGTTACGCAGACAGCCAAGTCAAATTGTTCCCTCTTGCAGAAAAAGGGCCAGTGAAGGTGAAGTCATGAAGCCTATCAAAGAAGAGACAACTGATGGTTTCTCTGCTCTCAAGACGCCAGCAGCTCATTACCCCTAAGAGATTAAAGTGGACCATTAAACAAGCCAGAGAGGATATTACATCACAGAATggtgtcagaaaaaaaaagtctacaaTGAACTAGTGTCAAAGGCCTGGAGTTGCATCAATGCTTGTTTGGCCCCTGACAAGTTTTGGACTGTATCGAAAGAGATCTGCCTGCCTTTTAGCGAAGAAGGAACACTGTTTTTAGACGTACCACAGAGGTATTAGTCCACAACGAGAACTGCATCCTGCATCCTTATGTAGATCTTATTgcatgagagagtgagagagacaaaaaaaactgtcctTGAGAAGTTTAAGAATAGCATTTGTTTTGTATAACTTGATACCTGAAGACATTTTGATTGAAAagtcagccaaaaaaaaaacaactaaaaaaaacaacaacctacGGCTGGTTAAACCTCGTCAGTGCCAATAAAGGCCTTTCAGCACACTCAGTACCAGAGTTAAAGGATGTATTCAGAAAATTTAAGAGacaaaattattatattattatatatgaatcTTTTTAGGTTAAGATGAAACTCATACATCCATCAGATTGTATTAAGAGCACCCACTTGGCATAAAAGTCTGGAAGAAAAAGACATCTGCTGTAGTTTTCACTGGAGTTTTGCTAATACACCAAACTTATGCACAGACATATTTTCAAGTCTCTGTAGTGCAGCTGATATTGTATTCAGATTGGGTGACAAACCATCAGAGATGAGCTGGACCTGTTaccacattaaataaataatgtcagCGATGCTTTCAATGAGTGCAGTGTAAATGACTTGGAACCGTGCCATACAACAAATTTAAAACAAGAGTGTGATAGCAGCGAGGGCCACGTCGTATATCATCGCTGAAATGGGGCCGAACTGTACTCAGAACAAGGGTAGATTTGATGTGGCACTAATCAGGCCATGTTGCACTACAGAGTTACATAAATCTTCCTACAGTCAGGGAAATTTAAATGTACTCTTAACAGTTTCCTTGATGTGGAATTAAACCAGACTGAATTTTGGCAAGGATTGATTTGGGATatgtgccatttttttttttaaaacactggtTCAATGAGCTCACACCACATCTCATATCTCCTCATATCACTGACATCAATTATTTTGCAGCAGGTTTCTGCAGACAATCACAGATGAAGGCCATACTGTGTCATCAGTCCAAGTCTGTGCCTGCCACTCCACACACGAGTCACATGACTCATCCTCCATCTGTGCTTCTCTCCAGGTTCACGCCTCACCTTCCCATCTGCCTGCTCTTTTCCTCCCCATCACGTCCACCTCAACACACACTACGTCCGTACTAAATATTCTCATTTGCTCTGAAATCTACAACTATGCAAAgattgtgacaaaaaaaaaaaacagcaagaaaaaaatggcaaaataattTGTTCATCTGCCTCaattctgtttttgtcaggGTCATCgttgaataaaaatgtctgttacCACCCTGTAAAATACTCAGAGGTTAAACTAGGTTATATTAATTCAGTGTCTACAGTTGTTGCTGCACCGCAGCTCATTCAGCCATCTGTTGCTATAGAGACtggtttggtttttctgagtgcACTGCAACTGGAACTGGAAAAACAGTTCAAAATATTCATGGGTGTGCCTAcctctgtgtgtatgcattagcatgtgtgtgtatgcgtatgagggtgcacacatacacacgtacagCTCCgtttcatccattcatttcactttgaaGTAACAAACGACATCAAGGCAGAGCTGGTTGTTTCAGCATAAAAGATGCcttaatttattcatttgttcttAGATTACTTTgcatttaaataacattaaaatgagAGCTTTTGATATAAATACTGAGACTGAGAGCAGCAAGGTCAAAGCAGTCACATCCCATTTTATCTCATCTCATATAAAAAAGGACATTCAGCATCTTTGAACAGAGGTAACCCCTCCTCTTTGCAGCAAGTTTGCTCTTCATTCCGCCACTAGATGGAAGCTCTGTCAAggatttttctcctctttgagGCAGGCGCTATCACTGTCATTAACACCCTTTTTGGTTTGTAAATACATCCCTTCTCCCATATCATATGACACATACAATTAACTTGACTGAAATAGATAActataaaataacatttcccAGCATTCATGTGGCCGTGGTTTCATCCTGGTCCCTTTAAACTGCAAGTACATTTTTATTAGACAGTTCTGTCACAGagtatgtttgttttactgcaACAATGTGTGTTGACATGTCAAGCTCCACAGTTCACCTGTAAGTGTTTCAtgagagaaaaatgtatttcacattACTGACCCCCATCTTTTGTGCAAATCAGTATTTTCCTACAGGAGAGATGGGGCGCATCCAGTTTTAACAGTCGCGAGTCAATTGGCAGTAACCGGTTCGATCATCTCCACATTTCCCACATTTTCAATTTCCACGTGCCAAAGTGGCCGTCACAGTTCATAGAGTCCCGCTCTACGCTGTCCTGGGCGGCGTCTCCTCAGGTAGCAGAGTTCACTGAGGTCTCTGTCTTGTTGGTGCTGCCACTGGCAGGTTTGCTCTCGTAGCCGTACAGAAATGTGGCAGCAATAACCAGCACTGCCCCTACGAAAAATACCCTGagagaaagacaacaacagGAACAGGACAAAAAAAGCGTTACAAGTGGattcaataaacaaacaactgcGCTCTCAGTTCATATCATGCAAGCAACAGTCTACATCCAGCAGCTGCGTGAGGTTGTACTTAGCCACAGGGCGCTTAGTTCAACATCAGCATGGtaaacaatgacaatgctatCTCAGATGTTCAGCTGGtaaaatgtttaccatgttcaccattttagcttagcatgttagcatgctaacatttcttAATTACCTCTACAcataaagtacagctgaggctgatgggaatgttgtcagttttgcaggtatttgatcacaaaccaaagtattggacaatccaaattttgatctgatgatggtgctagagaAGTCCGTCAGTTACAGGATGATTatcaaactaaactaaactaaatgtcTGAGCTGAACTTAATCGCAATTcatagttgagatatttcattaaaaaccatGGATGGAAAcctgatggtggcactagaggaaaagtcaggaaatGTCTGTACATATTTCCATACCAATAATTCAATAGTTGTTTAGACATTTCAGTTTGGACCACAGTCGTGGATTGATCATAtaactgactgacagacatGGTTAAagaagcaaagagaaattaGAACCAAGCCTTGGGGGAGTGTacatgagcgtgtgtgtgtttaccgaGTGGGATTAAAGTCCTCCAACAGGAAATATGAAATGAGAGTGGACATGATGATGGACAGAGAAGTGGCGAATCCTTTGAGGATGTTGTCTGCATATTTAATGACCACTGCGACCACCAGCCCGCCCAGAGcctgcagacagagaacagagttTTAAGCAGTCTTGCATTCAGGCAAAAACTCGACATGAAGACAAAcctgcataaaaaaacatatgcaTTTTAACATCAGCttcacatatacacaaatgtaTTTTGACCAAACCTGTAAGACAACAACGGTGCAGGTAATAGTGTTGTAGCCCTGAAACATTCCCGACTCTCTCACCCTCTGGCCGTCATACACGAGCATTCCTAAGAAGCCAAACACAAAGCCGAACAAACCTGGGAGAGAcgagaagagacagagatgaggtTTCTGTTGGACAAATAGCAGCTTCTACCGTTCTTgttcaaaatttaaaacatcGCAAAGGTCGACAGGAAATCATTAAGACTGACAAAAGGcaagagcagagaaacaaagacatgatGACATGAGGTCACTAGCTGAACTGTAGTTTAGAGTTTCAACCAGACAGATGTCCTTAGAAGTTGTTTCACTGCATCTAACTGCTGGCACTagaggtctctctctctctctctctctctctctgtcacacacacacacacacacacacacacacacacacacacacacacgcaggagaGCAAAAGAGTCAATGTGTAATCTTTTAACCCCTCGCCCTCTGACTGTGCCTCTGGCAGTCATAAAGTAAGTCGACCTCATTTAGACAAACTTCTTCTGACTGAGGATGTTGCCAAACCAAACTTTAGTTgttgtgtcttttctgttttaaaccagtttataacattttttttctaatgtaaGTTCTTGTGTTCATTGAGGGGATCACACACTGCATGAACTTTTGTATAGATATTGTTGTTCTTTGTGAAAACTGTGCACTGTTTTGCGAACAACATGCCCTGGTCCTCctcaagaagaaaaagaagaagaagaagaagaagaagaagaagaagaaaaagaagaagaagaagaagaaggcctTCAAAGACCAGGGTCAGGTAGAGAGGGACCTCAGACTCTTGCGAAAGGCTAAGGAATCCTACAGGAGGAAGAGGCAAAAGCCGTGTTACAATCCTGCAGGTgtgcaagaataaaagaaacaactacactacagcagctgaaacaaaaataacacaccACCTGCTGCACCACTCTtacctgtcaaaataaaacacactcaggCTGCTGACCATAAGACGTACCGCTCAATGATTGAAGCATCTACATGTGGTGCTGAAAGCGAAGTATGAAgctaacaaaaaaacacatgagtTCACTTCCAGAGCTGACTATCACACGTATCACATGAGTTAACTTTGGAATAGAAAGGCACAGAGACGGTCTGCTCACATTAAATCACAGCTGCAAATGGTAGTTTCACAAAGCAACTTGAACAATGGATCAGACGGGCCTGTGATTGGCAGCTGGAAccagtcaaaaaaacaaaacaaaaaaaaaaacaaaaaaacaaaacagggaatACTGAGCTCAAACACAAGTGGCCTGTCTAGCACTTTAACCAGGGAGGAATCCCCCTGGAGGAGCGGCTGACATGTTGATCAAGGAAAAAACTGCCCCACAATGAAACTGTGAAACACAATACTAAAGGCTGCCCGACCGTAACAGTTGCAGGAGAATAACATGAGGGAGGTGTTGGATGGTATGTACTGACAAATAGATGGTAATGTGGAGAGAGCAAACTAGTTCAGCCTTTTCTATAACTGGTTCCACTGCCCTGTTCCAGCTTTTAACAGCTGCTGAGTGTCTAGCCATCAGCCCCACACCTCTGCCGTTAACTGCTCATGCACCCTGCCCCCCAGGCTGCCAGCACAGATAACACagccccccctctcccccctcctttcATATATCATCACTGCTGTGGAGACCAGGAAACACAGCGTGGCCAAGACTACTGCAGGCCTGTGCCGCTGAGCTCAGGGGGAACCCCTTCAGCACCTCAGTGAGGGTCTCCACACTGTGGAAGAAATCATGCCTCAGCCCCGTGCCTAAGGAAGTGTGGCTCAGCGTGCTAAATGACTTGATTTCTCCAGTGCCTTTAACACCATACAGCCCCTCTCACTGAGTGAAAACCTGGCCAGGATGCAAGTGGACCCACACATTATGACCTGGAACGCAGATGACCTCACTGGCAGACTAAATCAGGCTGAGGGACTGCACATCAGAGACTGTGGTTAGCAGCACTGGACTGGAGCACCACAAGGGACGGTCTTCCTCTCCCTTTACATATTGGGCTTTAAGTACATCTCAGAGACCGGCTACACGCAGACGTTCCTGGATGACACTGCCAGTGTGGGGTGTATCTGGGGTGCACAGGAGGCTGGGTGGGTGAGGGCAGcattaaaaaagagagagacgcGATGCAGCTGGATAAGCTGGTCAGGCGAGCTGTGGTCAGCATGAGGATGGATTCTCTCTGGTGACTGCGGCAGAGAGAAGCAGCCTCTGCAAACTGCTGTCTATCATGGACAATGACAGTGACCCACCGCACGTCACCATAATGAAGCAGAGGAGTGCGTTCAGTGGTAAACTGctgtcacagagctgctcaaCGGACAGACTCCAGAGACCCTTTGTCCCTGGAGCCATCAGGCTCGTCAACTCTCGTACTCGGCCTGatgctctgctctctgtttttaatgtcactgtTCATTATCTATCTGATCAAATGTATCATTTAACTTGTCAGAGAGGACGTTCCAAGAATTACTCTGTTGTTATTACATTACAAACAACTTCAGGTCAAAGGCAATTGTATTTGCTTGTGATTTACATGTTTTACAATCACCTTACAACAAAATTTTATCGGACAGCTTTTCctagttttatgttttatttctcttaaaattCCTCTGTATCGGTTTTTAAAccgttttctcttttctttgaaaCCTATTGATTTTATTTCGTTGCTGCCTTTGTCAAGAACTTAGACcttgaaaagtgctctataaatacagattattattattattattattattattattattattatagggATGAATGAGCAATTCTTCACCACCAAAGGCTTGAACAATGAACAACTTAATAACAGCCACACCAACGCTGTCTCTTCTCTTGAAGTTTAGCAACACTGAACAAATATTATGCCTTTGAACTTCAATGCAACAGGAAACCCAGTGTCGTTGACACACCTAACGCTGGCTAACCTGTCTGTAGAGAATTTGACTAACCTGAGGGGCCAGATGGTTCGTGAGAAACCAGCTGCCTTGCCAGGTTAGAATTTGAGGATTGATGTCCAGACTAAAAGCAGACCTCTTGAATTAGTCTTAAAACTCATAATATGTATCTCGCAATTATGTCTAACCTCTCTTGGCCAGGAAACCTGTCTGGCTTGTGATGCAACTATTTCAGTAATCGTTGCTGGCGTTACTGACATGGCTGTGGCAGAATTGGATCCCATTCATTTATCAAGTTGTATGAATGTTATATTCCCTTTCCAGTTCCATATCTGACCCCTGGAAAATATACTTTAAGGAATTTAATACACTTAAGTCTTTGCTTGTTCTTTGTTTATGCTCCCAACAATTGATGGATCAATTTGTTCTCAATGCATAAACACTAATTCAGTTTCTGCCTCAGTGTGGAGTGATGAGGTGGTTTGTTGATGACTGATTGCGGGCAGCATCTAGTGAGCATGTGGAAAACGTCGGCTGCTTCagtgtaaatgttttctgtggcaGGTTTCATTTTTCCCTTCAGTGTACACAAGCAGTGTTCAGTGAAAACCTTCCCTGCACACTGAGCGGAGAGCTCGTACTGGCAGCTGTCTAAGCAGCTAAACCCTCAGCAGTGAACAGTCACTGTAGCTGTCTTATTCTCTCCTAACATGTTTATTAAGGAATTAATAATGGATGCAAATTCAGTGTTATGAATACTAAAATCTCCACTGGTTTTCTTAATGATCTTTCTCTTTGAAAGGGGATAAAACAAAGTATTgcagagaatttttttttttaataaaacagcaaatgagAAAAACTTCCTTATCTCAACATGGGAGTTGGCCATAAAGAGGAACATATCATGAAGGCTGTGTGATAAGAAGAGCCATGTtgcaaaacttttatttttagtttttacgGTTGATTGGGACATTACTGACAAAAACAGTCTTCattctcagtgtttgtcttcACCTTCAACACATTCATATCGTTATATATGTGAAGGAAGCAGTGAAGTTTGCAAATGACCATGAATTTCTGTTGGTGTGACAGGGGGAGGGTTGGGGTTGTGAAAATAGCCAAAACACCTGTAAATCTCAGTTAGACAAAACCCTTGTTCGATATTATCTCTCTTACCCAGAGGTCATAGCCACTCACCCAGCTGTATGTTACGGACCCACACACTCTGTTTAGTCTCCTTGAGGATTTTTTCAAAGTAAACTCCTGCAAAGCCACTGGACACACAGGCCATCAGCACGGCCATCAGCCCCGCAAACTGGGAGCCTGTCGACAGGACCTTGTGCTCGGAGTCACCAGACTCTGTGGGCCACTGTGGAAGTTAAAACATCGGGTCAAATATAATGCGCAGGGACAGCAAATCCATCTGGTGATTGAATAAAGTCATATTCATcatacagaaacaaacaacagctaCTCATGTGTATTTGTTAACACAGTTTCAGTGTCTGCTGGTACCTGCACTAGAGTGACTCCAGCcatgaggaggagcagggagagcCACTGGTAGAGGCCCAACCTCCTCCCCAACATGGAGACGGAGAACAGCGCTGTGGTGAGGATCTTCAACTGGTATGTGACCTTGGTGgagaacagcacaaacacaaaaagtaagGTCGTCAAATATGACAAGAGAatatcaaacacacatccaAAGTAAGCCTAGAACGGTGACCATAGAGAGCTGAAGTCCGCCCCTCCTGTAGCCACAACCCATTACAAGCAAGTTGTTCAAATGACTTCTAATGGAGGGTTTCTCTAAAAGGCTGAAACCATAGGCTGTATATAGAAACTGAAACATGATACTGTCGTTTTCTAtccaaacacaaagataaatgAATATTCACTACTGTACTGGATTTGAACACCCTaattttaaataagaaaaaatctAATATATCCCAAAATATTACCTTATCATTTCCACATTTCTTGCCTGTACTGTAGTGGAACCCAATAGAATATTCAATCAATATATGCAAAAATCCACAGAGCTATAGGGTTTAATGGTACGTACTGCCTTCAAATATAACTAATgagtttgtattttataaaaaggGACGTCAAGAACACACTACTCTTGGTGTCTGTGCAGTTTAAGTTGTGAGAAAGCAAATTGCTATGTGACTAAAAGTAGAAACTAACATGGTCATGTTctcttttcaaaaatgtaaatgtttttgctaCATATCAGTGTCATGCTAGGAACTAAGAAAGTAACTGGGCTCCAACATCCAAAGCAGTAGTTATGATACCActgatatcactctcatgtctgtgtgctaaGTACTGGTAGACATAGCTAGCCAGCATAAAGACAATACACAGGGAGGAACCGATAGACTGGCTTTGTCCTAAGGGGAAAACATCCACCTACCAAAATTTGTTTAATTGATGCAAGAACCACAGTGTGAAAACTAcaaattgcacacacacactcacacacacacacacacacacgcacacacacatgccggAGAAAAGCTCCTCCCCGCAGATCATGACACACATGGTCCTTTTAACTGCATTGTTGCATAAGAAACGCCGCCCCACTTATCCatgaaaagcataaaaagctCTACATTATAAATTCATGAGCTTATTATAAAGATCATTTCTACAAAATTGCTTGTTGATTGGTGGAGAAATGCACTTCAGGGCTGAAACCAGTTTACAGTGGCTTCTCAGTTTTACACTAGGTTTCTTGCCTTTTCCCCCTGCTCTCAcgctttatgctaagctaagctaactgctaGCTGCAGCTTCCTGAGCGCAAGAAATTAAGAATGTATCACTTATCTAatctctcagcaagaaagcaattAACTGTATTAtccaaaatgtcagtttttcacAGCTCATGAACTCTGAGCTACAGTATTACAACATCGGCATGGCACCATATCCGTCAGTTAGACACAGtacacacaatttaaaaacactatTTCTCAggagttttccttttttttttttgttggtctgATGTAAAAACTTATCATCAGAATTAAACTCCTTTGtaacaataattaaaaaccAAACACTTTATAGTCCACATGGGGTCAGTGCTTGATACTAGTATCTCTAAATGTAATTTGAGGGCAATTACACATCAGATAGggatttaaaatatatatatatatatttcagccTACTAAGTGCTTTAAATTCATGACTGCAGGACGACTGGAAACTCTACTGATATCAGTtcaattacacaaacacatgcagtgaACTTGAACCAGTGCATTAATGTGTAACCTGGTAGGTGGCTGCGTCCAGGTTGGATAAGGCAACATAGAGCAGATTGTTCTGCAGTGTGTAGATCCCTGCAGGAATGGCCAGCTTCAGAGTCTCCATGGGCTTGCTGACAACCTCCTccttcagcagctgcttcattGCCTGCACACTGAAAtctggcagagacagagagtgtgttgTCAGTAATGTAACCCGGGGACCACCCATGGAGTGAAGAGACAAACAGGAGATACAGAAAGGTGGAGGTACATTTATACGAGACCTTGGACGAGTAGTGCCACCCGGAAAAcggagtaaaaaaaacaaacatgtgaaCTCCTCACACACGCTACTCGCAACTTTCTACTCACTGTTCTCCCTGAAGACGAGGAAGGTGCAGACAAGGATCTTGAGCACCTCAGCCGACACCACGGCGGAGGAGGCCAGGTAGCGGGGACCATCTTCCTTTAGGGTGCGGGAGTATCGCATGGTGAGCACCAGAGAGGTGGTCTGCAACACCAGCACCCCCAGAGACAAATACTTCAgcctcaagtgtgtgtgtgacgaaTACATGACCATTGTGGAGGAGTCTGTGTCCAATTCAGCAGATGACGATGGAGCCTttaggagagacagaaagagaaagagacagatagagTGAAGGCAAAACAGGCATTAGACAGTCTGAAGAGTCTGAGGAAGAGAGTGACTGCGGAGCGACCGGGAGTGCTGTTCAGTAGTTGAAAGGTAGTTAAAGGGAAAGTTAATAGGTCCAGCCTGAGGCAGTGCCGGGCATTCCTGTGACCGGCCTGCAGTCCTGGAGCAGCAGGAATACAGACTCACTATAAAAGTGATGGGGGGGGCTGACAGAGGGAAAACcatgtattttacagtaaaactCAAACTCAGCTGTCACATTTTCTATACTTCACAAATCTGTCCtccaaaaacagaaacaacctGCTGATGCAGGAAGGATGAACTGGTAAATCATTGGTGAAGCTGAAACTGCAAGTGACCACCAGTTTGTCTACACCGAAAGTAGTGAAGTGATTTGCActaaacttggtggagggatgggccatgggccagggaagaacccatttTATTTTAGGTGCAGATCCGGTTAAAGAGGTAGATCCAGGaatttttttatgaataatttcCTTAACATTGTGAGAGCATTTTTCAAAACTTCTGAATGTCGCAGTAACTATGGATcttgaggtaaaaaaaaaaaaaatctgacaattATCTGGatctggtggaagaaaatgtttcGCCTTGGCAGCAGAGGAATGCGCTCTACaagttttatcatttttttatcCTTCATTTCCTTCAAATTGTgagaaagaacatttttttgacatttttgtcaatttctCTGGAAATAATTTATGAATCCTGATGTAAAAAAATCAGACATGATAACAGTGTTGAGATCTGTGACTTTTACAACTGTACAATTTGATGCAGATCCAAATAATAACCTGGACCTCACAGACAGGTGAGGGCTTGTTTGGTCTTGGCAGAGGTATGTGCTCTAACTGAGGGCTACTCTGGATTTACAGCTCTATTTACTAGTTGCtattcagattaagattttacataaaaaacatacattGTTAAATGATTACAATAATACACTTTTACTCATAACAAAGGGCAGAACTTTAACTTGTTAGGGAGCATTTGTACGTAGTTGTTATGGTACTTTTACTTACGTACAGGATCTGAATTCGTCTACCActggcacacacatgcagacttaTGTTGTgtaacaaaatatcaaaaacggAGTAAAACAGTAATAAACAAGTTTGATATCATTTTGTATCCGATCTATTAGCCCTCAGCAAAACAGCAACAAGAGAGCTCATTGTCTAGCTGTTATTCATAACCCTACCCTGCATGAATGGTTCGGTTGAGAGTGATGAGATAATCATTACCAGTCTCATAACTCCAGCGAAGCCGTACTCTCTTCTGTGTTTTGCCTTACATTTCCTGACTGAAGCATCTTAATTCTGAACAGCCACTTCCACTTTTCTTCGTCACCTCATCAACATGCATCCCACTCTCAAAAGTAATTGTGCGTAGAGGGCAGAAACTTTAAAGAGGCAGACCATACTGGGTTTCTGCAGCAGAGTCACTTGTAGAGTGACAGAGTCTGCCCTTCGATCAGTGGGAGGAACTGAGGGAACTCTGGTTCTGATTAGATGAAACTGCAGGGTGGGACGGCTCAGGTGGACGGTTTGCATTGTATGGTCATTAACTAGCGCCTGCCAACACCCCTGCCACTGTTAGACACCTCTGCGCCGGCTCTGACTGCCCATAACTTAGTTTGCATTTCATTCCCACTGTTACTTTAAATCATTATTCGCTTATTTGGAGCACACAGAGAAGTTATTTAGTGAAAATAATAGGAGAGAATGAATAAATCTGCGCTCCCTTCTACTGGAGACAAAGTCCAGTGAGCCACGTCATAAAAGGGTTGTATAGTTTTATTCTATGGTGAGCAATGCACTTTGTAAACAGCGGCggtaaaacaaaccacagagtGTTGACAGAACAAGAGGTGTGGTGTGTTCAAAACAAGGACTTCCTTATGTAGCAGCTCTGCTCAGCAGAGGGGCATGGCTGCACAAGCccacccctgtgtgtgtgtgtgtgtgtgtgtgtgtgtgtgtgtgtgtgtgtgtgtgtgcgtgtgtgtgtgtgcatgcgtgtgtgtgtgtgtgtgcatgcgtgtgtgtgtgtgtgtgtgtgcgtgtgtgtgtgtgtgt encodes:
- the slc35a3b gene encoding solute carrier family 35 member A3b isoform X2 encodes the protein MVMYSSHTHLRLKYLSLGVLVLQTTSLVLTMRYSRTLKEDGPRYLASSAVVSAEVLKILVCTFLVFRENNFSVQAMKQLLKEEVVSKPMETLKLAIPAGIYTLQNNLLYVALSNLDAATYQVTYQLKILTTALFSVSMLGRRLGLYQWLSLLLLMAGVTLVQWPTESGDSEHKVLSTGSQFAGLMAVLMACVSSGFAGVYFEKILKETKQSVWVRNIQLGLFGFVFGFLGMLVYDGQRVRESGMFQGYNTITCTVVVLQALGGLVVAVVIKYADNILKGFATSLSIIMSTLISYFLLEDFNPTRVFFVGAVLVIAATFLYGYESKPASGSTNKTETSVNSAT
- the slc35a3b gene encoding solute carrier family 35 member A3b isoform X1, which translates into the protein MRLAPSSSAELDTDSSTMVMYSSHTHLRLKYLSLGVLVLQTTSLVLTMRYSRTLKEDGPRYLASSAVVSAEVLKILVCTFLVFRENNFSVQAMKQLLKEEVVSKPMETLKLAIPAGIYTLQNNLLYVALSNLDAATYQVTYQLKILTTALFSVSMLGRRLGLYQWLSLLLLMAGVTLVQWPTESGDSEHKVLSTGSQFAGLMAVLMACVSSGFAGVYFEKILKETKQSVWVRNIQLGLFGFVFGFLGMLVYDGQRVRESGMFQGYNTITCTVVVLQALGGLVVAVVIKYADNILKGFATSLSIIMSTLISYFLLEDFNPTRVFFVGAVLVIAATFLYGYESKPASGSTNKTETSVNSAT